CGTCGGCCTGACGGGCGCGCCGGGCGAGCACGACTACGTGGAGCGATGCCGCGAGATGATTCCCGAACCCGCGCGCTCGCGCTGCCTGAACCTGGCGGGCGTGTTGACGATCCGCGAGTTCGTCGCTTTCCTTTCGCTCGTGGACCTTTTCATCACGAGCGACTCGGGGCCGATGATCTTCGCGATCCTCGCCGACGCCCCGTCGGTTTCGCTGTGGGGCCCGGGCGATCCGGCGATGTTCGGCGGGGACGAGATGCGTCACACGCATGTGTACTCCGCGTTCCCGTGTTCGCCGTGCATGTACATCCCGACGACGGACGCGGGCAAATTCTGCAACCAGACCTTTCCGTGCATGGCGGCGATCCAGGTCGAGGACGTTCGCGACGCGGTGTTGCGCCGCCTGGAGGCGGCATGACGGCGGCGTGCCCGGCGTGCGGCACGGCGGCGCTGACGCCGGCGTTTGAGCATCGCGGCGCGAAATTTCTGCGCTGCGCGGGTTGCGGATCGCTCATCCAGGCCCCGGGCGACGGCGCCGTCACGGACGAATATTACGACAGGAACTACCACGCGGCGCGCGGCCACGGCGGCGCGGGTGTGGGTATCGACTCCGCCAAACGCGAAACCTTCACGCGCTATCTTCGAAAGCTCCTCGCCGGAGCGCCCGCGGCGGGCAAGCGTTATTTCGAGGTCGGCTGCGGCACCGGTGACGCCACCGCCGCCGCCGCCGCGCTCGGATTCGAGGCGATCGGAATGGACATCGCGCCGTCGGCGATCGCAACGGCCAGGGAACGCTTTCCGGGCGTGACTTACCTGGTCGGCTCCGCGTCGGACTACGATGCACCCGACGATCGCTTCGATGTGATCGCGCTTTTTGACATGATCGAGCACGTCCCGGACGCGCATGCGCTTTTGGGGAACCTGGCGCGCATGCTCGCGCCGGGCGGATCTTTGCTCGTCGTCACGCCGGACGCGGCATCGTTTTCCGCACGCATGCTCGGCTCGCGCTGGTTTCACACGATGAAAGAGCACGTGCTGATCTATTCGCTCGCCGGCCTTGACGCGGTCGCCGCCACGGCGGGTCTGAAACGCATCGAGGGCGGATTCGCCTGGAAGTGGATCAATCTCGAAATGCTCGCGCGGCACGCGACCGAGCACGCCCACATCCTCGGCGGACGTGCCATCAGCCGCACGCTTTTTGCGATCCCGGCCGGCGTTCGCGCGCGCGTCTTCCCGTTCAACATCGGCGAGTTTTTTGCCGTCTACCGAAAATAGCCTCGCACCCGCGCGCCCGGCGCTTGTCGCGGCGATCATCGGCGCGGCGCTCTACATTCCGGCGGCGCTGCGTTACGGCGACGTTTTTCCCGACAGCTCGGCGTATCTCGACATCGGACGGGAGCTCTTTCGTAGTGGGCGATTCGTCGTCAAGATCAACCTCACCGCCTTGTGGACAGGCGCCGAATCGCCCGCACTGTCGTATTACAACCCGCTGTTTTGCGTCTGGGTCGGACTGTGGTGGAAGATATTCGGCGCGGTCGGGCCGACCATCGTCTTCACGAATGGCTTGTTCGCCGCCGCCAACGGCCTTTTGACGTTTGTCTTCGCCGCGCGCCTTTTTTCCCGCCGCGCGGCGTGGATCGCGATGATCCTTTTCCTCACGATGTCCGTCACGCTTCGGAATATGCTCTTTCTCGCGACGGAACAGCCGGGGCTGACGTCGTTTCTGGCTGCCGTCGCGCTATTGGTATCGCCAAACCGGAAAAACGCGCACCTGCTCGGCGCGGGGCTCGTGTTGTTTCTCGGATTTCTTACGCAGGTGTCGAGTCTCGCCAACAGCCTGATGCTGCTCGCGGGATTCGCGGCGACTGCCGCGTTTCGCGAGCGCCGCTTTCTGCCCGCCGCCGCGCCGCTTGCCGCGTTCTTCGGATTTTTCCTCGTCTACCAGTTCGCCTGCGCGGCCACGACCGGCCACCTCTACCCCTATTACCCCACCGGCGCGCAGGCCTGGAGCATCAGCGAGCGGTTCGGCCCGGTCCACTACGCCGACGCCTTTCCCGTGATTCGCGGCGAGGCGATGGAATGGCCGATGCGCCTGGCGTTGACCGTGCGTTTCATCGGAGAAAAAGCCGATCAATACGTCGGCCAGGCGCTCGATCTTTTCCTGTTGTTCGCGGCCCTGATTCCCGTCGCCGCCGCGGCGACGCTCAAACGCCGGAGATGGGATGCCGCGTTGCTTCTGGTCGCGCCGGCTGTCGCAAACATCGTGCTCATCCTTCTGATTTACTATTGGCTCGATTTCATCGAGATCCTCCGTTACGCGGTTTTCCCCGCCGCGCTGCTTGTCCCCGTCGCGGCGGACGCGGCAGTCGCCACTTATGACGCGATGCGCGCGCGGGAGCGCACACGCACCGCCGCCGCGAGCGCCGCCGTTTTTTCCGTGATGCTGCTCGGGACGCACCTCATTCTCACCGACGCCGGAATCCTGCTGCGGCCAGGGCGCGAGACGGAGTCGAACCTGCGCCGCGAGACGCGCCGTTCGCTCGCGTACGTGCGGGAACAATCGAGCCCGGCCGACGTGATCGCCGTTGAGCCGAACAGCGACCAGATCGCGCTGTCGTTCTACCTCGATCGCCCCGTCGTCGCGCTGCCGAACGCGCGCAGCTCGACCCGCGAAAATCATCTCGCCTTCCGCCGTATCTTCCATCCCGCGTTCGTCATGTTCCGTGACGAGTCGCTCGGGCGCGCGTGGCACTACAAGAACCACTATTCATTGCACCTTCGCGCGGCCGGATGCGGCCCGGACGAGAATTGGCAAAGTGACATCATCGAGGTGTGGCGATGCGGGTGATCGTCGACCTGCTTGCGCGCGCCGGCCGTTTTCTGTTCGACGGCCCGCGGCGGCTCTCGACGCTCCTCGTCGTAACCGTCATCTGCACGCCGCTGCTCTTGTTGTATCGGACGATCGAGACCGGCGAAACGCCGCTCTGGGCGTCGCGCGCGCACAACATCGCTGGTCATATCCTCTCCGGCGCGGGGGTCGTGGAAACGATCGAACCGGCCGCGGCGCGACGCACACTTTCGCCGCTTGTCGAGCCGGGACCCGCCGCGCTTGCGTGGGGATTCGCTTCCCGCGCGATACCGCCGGCTTTCGTTTCCGTTCTCGCCGGCTCGGCGGCGTTGTTGGCGATCGTTTTCATCGCGTGGCGCGCCGCGCCCGTCGCATGGTTTTTCGCCTTCACCGCGTCCGTCTTGCATCCGGCGATCGGCGACGACCTGATGGAAAAGCCCGCGTCCGCGCTCGCGCTCGCCTGCTGGATCGCGGCGACGATATTCGCGTCCGGCGGCGGCGGACGTGCCCGCAGGGCCGGCGCGGAGATTCTCGCCGCGCTGGCCGCGACCGCGTCGATCGCCTTTGCGCCACATGCCATCGCGGCGGCGTGGCCGCGCCGCGAAGGTGATTTGCACCGCGCATTTTTCATCATTCCGGCGCTCGTTGTCGGCGCGCTCGCGGCCGGCGTCGCCTTCGCGGGCGTCGGCGACGTGCTGGCCGAACGCCTTGGGCTCGGCGGCATCGGCGCGCGGCGCGTCGTGTATGTCTTCCCCGCATACTGGAAAGAAATCGCCGCGGATCCCTGGCTGTATCTCTTCGGCTTCCTCGCCGTGCACGGATACCGTGCGCGTGCGCACTCGGGCGCGCCGGGCGCCGTGGGCATGTTATTCATCTTCGGCATCGCGAGCTTTTTCGCCGTGCCCGCGATTCAGCTTGCGCAGGCCTCGCCGAAACTGAGCGGGCTTGGCGTGCCCGCGTATCTGTTTTTTCTTCCTGTCGCGGCCTTTGGATTCGTGCGTCTTGCGGATGAGTTGTCCGCGGGCGACGCGCGATGGCGCGACGCGATCCGGGGCGGCGCGGCGATCGCCCTTCTTTACATCGTCACCACCGCGGCGCTGCAAAACATCATGATCCGGCTCGCGCGATCCGAGGCGCCCTCGACGTCCGCGATTCACGACCGCGCCGCGATGCGCAAGGCGCGGCGCGCGCTGCCGCCGGAAAGGTGGATTCTCGCCCCGGGTTTCGACGATGCGGTGTTCGGCGTGGAGCGCGTCGTCGTCGATCGTGTCCCGCGCGTCAAGGACGCCGTCGCTATCCTCTCCGCGCGCGACGATATCGATCTTGGCGGCGTGCTCGAGCGGCGAGACGCGGTTGGCGACGCGGCGGGCGTTTGCGAGGCGATCGGTGACGGATACCGCCTTTGCCCGCCGGCGTTTTTCCTATCCGCGCACGAGCCAGGTGAAGCGTTCGTTTTCCCCAGCGGCGCGGAATCCGGCCTCTAGGACGGCTTTCCGGACAGCGGGATCGTTGTAGCGCGCGTCCGAGTCGAAAACGCGATCGAGAAGGATGGCGCGCGGCTGGTGAACCGAAAGGAATTGCCCGACCGCGCGCGGCGTGGCCTGATGGTCGATCGGAAGCGTGATGACCGGGCGTCCGAACCGGCATGCGGCGACAATAAAGTTCGTCGCGAACGGCTCCCCCGCCGGCAGGTCACGCTCGATCCACGCGGCCGGATCGTCATACAGCGTCCGTCGCGCGTCCTCGGTCCCGATCGCGGACCGGTCGTCGCGCAGCCTTTCGAAAGAGAGCGTGCCGCCGGCGATTGCGATCGCGACGGCCACGCCCGCCGCGACCGTCGGCGCAAACCGCGTTCCGCGCGCGGAACGCGACAGCGCGCGAATCAATCCGAACGCCGCGGCGGGCCACAACAGCGCCGACGAGACGAGCGCGTAGCGTTCCGCCTCGATGCCGGGCATGAAATAGAACGTCAGCGCGAAAAGCAGCACCGATCCGACGCCGCCGGCGACGAGCGTCCACACGATCGCGCGTTCCCGCCGCGTGCGCGCGACGCCCGCGCCGAAAAGGGCGAGCACGAGCACCGCGAACCCGACGACGCGAAACATCGACCCGAGGTGATCGAGGCTGTGGTGCGTCAACATTCGCGCCAGAATGCCGCCCGAGATATCGCCGCCAAACGTGAGCGACGGCTCGATCGCCCGATACCCCGCGCCGCCGAAATCGCGTGTCAGGCGCAACGTGCGCGCCTCCCGGCCGTATGCCGGATACGCCGCGCCGATCGACGCGAACGACGCGATCTGCACAAGCGCGAAAACGCCGAGCGTCACGATCGCGGTCTTGATCACGGCGACAAGCGGCACGCCGTCGGTTTCGTGCGCGGTGTCGGATCGGCGTGGCGTAAGCGCGGCCAGGCACGCGCCGGCCAGCAACGGCAGGATGGTCAGCGCGTTCGCCGCGCGCACCAGCACGCTCGCCCCGAGGATGACGCCCGCCGTGAACGGGCGCGGCTTTTCGCGAACCATCAGATGGACGCCCGCGAAAATCGCGAGCAGGCCCATCGGCTCGACGAGCGGCGTCGCGATCACCCCGGCCATCGCGGGCGACGCCGCGACCGCCGCCGCGACCGCCGCGGCGACGAGTGGCCCGGAAAGCGCGCGAGCGGCAAGAAAAACGAGGCCGATCAACGCCGAAGCGCACAGGCCGTTCAGCCCGATCGCTCCCCGGATGCGCGCGTCGTCCGGTATCGCCGCGAGCGCCAGCGGATAAACCGGCTGCTGGTAAAACCAAGCCGGCCGCGTGGGACCGATCCACGACTGGTAGGAATTGTAGGAGACGACAAGTCCGTCACCCGCCGCGATGTGCCGGGCGATGTCCTGATACACGCACGCATCCGGCGAGAGTTTCCCAATCGGAGCGGCGACGAAGGCGACGCAAAATGGAAAGACAAGCGCCGCGACGAAAAGCGCCGTCGCGATACGCCTCACGGCCGGCACGGGCGCTGTGCCATGGTCTTCGATCATGCGTTCGATGGGCGCGCGGGCGGCCGTTTATTTCCCCTGCTTGTCGAGAATCTTCTCCAGCTCGTCCATGTAGCGATTCGCGCGGTCCATCAGCGCGGCGTAGGCGTCGGGTTTGGTCATGTCCACGCCCGCGTCTTTCAGCAGCGAGACGGGGTCTTTCGATCCGCCCGAACGCAACAGCGCCGCGTAGCGTTCGAGCGCGCCGGGCTCGCCGTCGATGACTTTCTGCGACAGCGCGCTCGCGGCGGCGACGGAGGTCGAATACTGGAACACGTAATAGTTGTAGTAGAAATGCGGAATGTAGGACCACTCCGACTCGTAGAACTGCGGCACCTTGCACACGCCGTCCGCGTCGCCGTAGTAGCGGCGCACAAGGTCGATGTACATCTTCGAAAGCGTCTCGCCGGTGAGCGCCTCGCCCTTTTCGACCGCTTCGTGGACCAGCAATTCGTACTCCGCGAACTGGATCTGCCGGAAGAACGTGCCCTTGATCGTGCCGTCGAGGAAGTTGCCGAGCAGGTACACGCGCTCGTCGTCGGACTGCACCTTCTTCAGCATGTAGTCGTTCAACAGATTCTCGTTGAACGTGGACGCCACCTCCGCGACGAACGTCGAATAGTCCGCGGTCGCGATCGGCTGCGTTTCGTTGGAGTTCCACGAGTGCAGCGCGTGGCCGAGCTCATGCGCGAGCGTGAGCACGTCCGAATATTCGTCGTTGTAATTCATCAGCACGTAGGGATGCACGCCATACGCCCAGCCCGACGAATACGCGCCGGACCGCTTGCCCTCGGTCGGATACACGTCGATCCACCGCTCGGCGAGCGATCGCCGGATCAGCGCGACGTATTCCTCGCCCATTGGCGAAAGCGACTCGGGCAGCACGCGCGCCGCCTCGGCCCAGTCCATCTCGATCTTCGATTCGGCGACAAACGGCACATAGAGATCCTGATATTCCAGCACCGGCAGCCCGAGCGCCCGTCGCTTGAGGTTCAGGTAGCGATGGAACGTCGGCAGATGCTGGTTCGCCGCCGCGATGAGGCTGCGGTAGATCGCCGGGTCGATGTCGTCGTAGTCGAGCGACGCGGCAAGCGTGCTTTCGTATCCGCGCATCTCCGCGTAGAAACGGTGAACCTTGAGCTGCGTGTAGAGCATCTCGCCGATCGTCTGCTCGAACTTCTTGAACTGCGCGAAAAACGACTCGGCCAGGCGGTCGCGGTCGGCCTCCAGAGGCGCGCGGCGATATTTGCCGTAATTCGCGTCCGTCAGCTTCACGTTCGTTCCGTCCGCGAGCGCGATCGTCTCGCGCGGCAGGTCCGCGTTCTCGAAGATCGAATACAGGCTCGACCCCGCGCGCGCCACGTCCGACGCCGCGGCGAGGATGCGCTCCTCCGCCGGCGAGAGGATGTGCTTCTTGCGGCGCAGCGTCTCGCGGATCGGCCGCTCGTAGACCGCAAGACCCGGCTCGCTCGCGAAATACGCCTCGATCGTCGCCTCGGGAATGGCGACGAGCTCCGGATCGAGGTACGCCGACGCTTCCGCGAATCGCGAGCGCGCCTGGCTGACCTCGCTTTGCAGCGCCTTGTTGGCCTGCACGCGAGTATCCTGATCGGACAATCGCCCGGCATAAGATTCCAGCCGGCGGATGCGTTCCTCAAGCTCCCAATAGTGATCGAGCGACGCCCTGAGCGTTTGCGCGGACTCGCCAAGCCGTCCCTTCCATTTCGCGATGTCCTTCGCGTCCTTCACGAACGCGTCCTTGGCGGCGTTGAAGTCGGCGACATCCGCGTAAAGCGCGGCCAGATCCCATTGGTGTTCGAGCGCGACCATCGATCTCTCCTTCAGTTGCCCGCCCTGCGCGACGGCGGCCAGGGCGACGGCGATGAGCACGGAACGCATGGTTCCTCCTCACGTCGCGACGCGCCATGCGCCGCGCAAAAAGGCCCGGAGGCGGAAAGAGCGGACGTTAACCGGAAGCGGCAGGCGGCGACAATCCCCCGTGCGGGCCGCCGGTTCGTAAGCATGACCACAGACCAAATCGCGGCATAGACCGAAAAAGCGCGGCATCGTGTTTCCACGCTGAACGATAGTCCGA
Above is a genomic segment from bacterium containing:
- a CDS encoding class I SAM-dependent methyltransferase, which translates into the protein MTAACPACGTAALTPAFEHRGAKFLRCAGCGSLIQAPGDGAVTDEYYDRNYHAARGHGGAGVGIDSAKRETFTRYLRKLLAGAPAAGKRYFEVGCGTGDATAAAAALGFEAIGMDIAPSAIATARERFPGVTYLVGSASDYDAPDDRFDVIALFDMIEHVPDAHALLGNLARMLAPGGSLLVVTPDAASFSARMLGSRWFHTMKEHVLIYSLAGLDAVAATAGLKRIEGGFAWKWINLEMLARHATEHAHILGGRAISRTLFAIPAGVRARVFPFNIGEFFAVYRK
- the pepF gene encoding oligoendopeptidase F, encoding MRSVLIAVALAAVAQGGQLKERSMVALEHQWDLAALYADVADFNAAKDAFVKDAKDIAKWKGRLGESAQTLRASLDHYWELEERIRRLESYAGRLSDQDTRVQANKALQSEVSQARSRFAEASAYLDPELVAIPEATIEAYFASEPGLAVYERPIRETLRRKKHILSPAEERILAAASDVARAGSSLYSIFENADLPRETIALADGTNVKLTDANYGKYRRAPLEADRDRLAESFFAQFKKFEQTIGEMLYTQLKVHRFYAEMRGYESTLAASLDYDDIDPAIYRSLIAAANQHLPTFHRYLNLKRRALGLPVLEYQDLYVPFVAESKIEMDWAEAARVLPESLSPMGEEYVALIRRSLAERWIDVYPTEGKRSGAYSSGWAYGVHPYVLMNYNDEYSDVLTLAHELGHALHSWNSNETQPIATADYSTFVAEVASTFNENLLNDYMLKKVQSDDERVYLLGNFLDGTIKGTFFRQIQFAEYELLVHEAVEKGEALTGETLSKMYIDLVRRYYGDADGVCKVPQFYESEWSYIPHFYYNYYVFQYSTSVAAASALSQKVIDGEPGALERYAALLRSGGSKDPVSLLKDAGVDMTKPDAYAALMDRANRYMDELEKILDKQGK